Proteins encoded by one window of Acuticoccus sp. MNP-M23:
- the miaB gene encoding tRNA (N6-isopentenyl adenosine(37)-C2)-methylthiotransferase MiaB produces MKRAFIKSYGCQMNVYDATRMADQLTASGYEMTDKADGADLILLNTCHIREKAAEKVYSELGRLKGEGGLIGVAGCVAQAEGEEIIRRQPRVDFVVGPQAYHRLPALIAAAEKGQSPVETDLSDDKFQSLAAPQRRAVTARGVTAFLTVQEGCDKFCAFCVVPYTRGAEVSRPVADIVAEARQLAEAGVREITLLGQNVNAFNGADGGGRASLAGLLAQLAEIDGLARLRFTTSHPNDMSEDLIAAHRDEAKLMPYLHLPVQAGSDRVLKAMNRKHTADAYRELIARIRKARPDIALSGDFIVGFPGETDADFEATMALVEDIGYASAYSFKYSPRPGTPAATRTDQVPEAIMSERLQRLQALLTTQQKAFNRACVGRTMPVLIEKPGKHAGQWVGRSPYLQPVHIPEGAGSVGDIVEVAVHAAEGNSLFAEPAGRRVAA; encoded by the coding sequence ATGAAACGCGCCTTCATCAAGAGCTACGGCTGCCAGATGAACGTCTATGACGCGACGCGCATGGCCGACCAGCTGACCGCGTCCGGCTACGAGATGACGGACAAGGCCGACGGTGCCGATCTCATCTTGCTCAACACCTGCCATATCCGCGAGAAGGCGGCCGAAAAGGTCTATTCCGAGCTTGGCCGGCTGAAGGGTGAGGGCGGCCTCATCGGTGTTGCCGGCTGCGTTGCGCAGGCAGAGGGCGAAGAGATCATCCGCCGCCAGCCGCGCGTGGACTTTGTGGTCGGCCCGCAGGCCTATCACCGCCTGCCGGCGCTGATTGCCGCCGCGGAAAAGGGCCAAAGCCCCGTCGAGACCGATCTGTCGGACGACAAGTTCCAGTCACTCGCCGCCCCCCAGCGCCGCGCCGTGACCGCGCGCGGGGTGACGGCGTTCCTCACCGTGCAGGAAGGTTGCGACAAGTTCTGCGCTTTCTGCGTCGTCCCCTACACACGCGGCGCCGAAGTCTCGCGCCCTGTGGCCGACATTGTCGCCGAAGCGCGCCAGCTTGCCGAAGCCGGTGTGCGCGAAATCACGCTGCTTGGCCAGAACGTCAACGCCTTCAACGGTGCGGACGGCGGCGGCCGGGCAAGCCTTGCCGGCCTCCTTGCGCAGCTTGCCGAAATTGACGGGCTGGCGCGCCTTCGCTTCACCACCAGCCACCCCAACGACATGAGCGAAGACCTGATTGCCGCCCACCGCGATGAGGCAAAGCTGATGCCCTACCTGCACCTCCCCGTGCAGGCCGGCTCCGACCGTGTGCTGAAGGCGATGAACCGCAAGCACACCGCCGATGCCTACCGCGAGCTGATCGCGCGCATTCGCAAGGCCCGGCCGGACATTGCCCTGTCGGGCGACTTCATCGTCGGCTTCCCCGGCGAGACCGACGCGGACTTCGAGGCGACGATGGCCCTCGTCGAGGACATCGGCTACGCCAGCGCCTACTCGTTCAAATATTCGCCTCGCCCCGGTACGCCTGCCGCCACCCGGACCGACCAGGTGCCGGAAGCAATCATGTCCGAGCGGCTCCAGCGGCTGCAGGCGCTGCTCACCACCCAGCAGAAGGCGTTCAACCGCGCCTGCGTCGGGCGGACGATGCCGGTGCTGATCGAGAAGCCCGGCAAGCATGCCGGCCAGTGGGTCGGCCGCTCGCCCTACCTCCAGCCCGTGCACATTCCCGAGGGGGCTGGATCGGTTGGCGATATTGTGGAGGTTGCCGTTCACGCTGCGGAAGGTAACAGTCTGTTTGCTGAACCTGCAGGACGGAGAGTAGCCGCTTGA
- a CDS encoding lysophospholipid acyltransferase family protein, which translates to MSTIRAIIAIVGILVLSLVLIPLQLLAMLFRLKGVQRRLPLWWHRVAIRLVGVRLHIHGAATGERPLLLIANHVSWLDIMVLGSVMELSFISKAEVASWPVFGWFAKLQRSVFVERERRSKTGAVATEIADRMAEGDVLVLFGEGTSSNGIHVLPFRPALVGGAAKAAQAAGHGGAMIQPVALNYTELHGVPVGRFHKPRIAWYGDMDMPAHLWWVLKHGDIDVDVVFGDPLPFVEGTDRKRTTKAAEDAVRRMVGEATAGRLVREPKKRERA; encoded by the coding sequence ATGAGCACGATCCGCGCCATCATTGCCATTGTCGGCATCCTTGTCCTGTCGCTTGTCCTGATCCCGTTGCAGCTCCTCGCCATGCTCTTCCGCCTCAAGGGTGTGCAGCGCCGCCTGCCGCTCTGGTGGCACCGCGTCGCCATCCGCCTCGTTGGCGTTCGCCTGCACATCCACGGCGCCGCGACCGGAGAGCGCCCGCTTCTCCTCATCGCCAACCATGTTTCATGGCTCGACATCATGGTGCTGGGCTCGGTGATGGAGCTTTCGTTCATCTCCAAGGCCGAGGTGGCGTCGTGGCCGGTTTTCGGCTGGTTCGCCAAGCTCCAGCGCTCGGTGTTCGTGGAGCGGGAGCGGCGGTCCAAGACCGGCGCTGTCGCCACGGAGATTGCGGACCGGATGGCGGAGGGCGACGTTCTGGTGCTGTTCGGGGAGGGGACCTCGTCCAACGGGATCCACGTTCTGCCGTTCCGGCCGGCGCTGGTGGGGGGGGCTGCCAAGGCCGCGCAGGCGGCCGGCCATGGCGGCGCGATGATCCAGCCCGTTGCCCTCAACTACACCGAGTTGCACGGCGTGCCGGTCGGCCGGTTCCATAAACCCCGCATTGCATGGTACGGCGATATGGACATGCCCGCCCACCTGTGGTGGGTGCTGAAACACGGGGATATCGACGTGGACGTGGTGTTCGGCGATCCCTTGCCCTTTGTCGAGGGAACGGACCGCAAGCGCACCACAAAGGCTGCCGAGGATGCCGTCCGCCGCATGGTGGGAGAGGCAACCGCAGGCCGACTGGTACGCGAGCCGAAAAAACGCGAGAGAGCATGA
- a CDS encoding GNAT family N-acetyltransferase, giving the protein MIGWLAAPRTIDALRPSDYDTLEEIHAESFLAPWSADEQAALNEGPGVTTFVARRGAATASRKPIGFITVRQAADEAEVLTMAVHPRQRGAGVGNMLLEAALRHLYTERAVDIFLEVDPSNAPALAIYRRAGFEPVGERKAYYASADDQPRHKALTMRLTLKQPALALR; this is encoded by the coding sequence ATGATCGGCTGGCTAGCGGCGCCGCGCACGATCGATGCGCTGCGCCCATCGGACTATGATACGCTTGAAGAAATCCACGCGGAGTCGTTTCTGGCGCCGTGGTCGGCGGACGAGCAGGCCGCCCTCAACGAAGGGCCCGGCGTGACCACGTTCGTCGCGCGCCGGGGCGCTGCCACGGCAAGCCGCAAGCCCATCGGCTTCATCACCGTGCGTCAGGCGGCCGACGAGGCCGAGGTGCTGACCATGGCGGTCCATCCCCGTCAGCGCGGCGCCGGCGTCGGCAACATGCTGCTGGAGGCCGCGTTGCGCCACCTTTACACCGAACGCGCGGTCGACATCTTCCTCGAGGTGGACCCGTCCAACGCGCCTGCTCTGGCGATCTATCGCCGTGCCGGCTTCGAGCCGGTGGGCGAGCGCAAGGCCTATTATGCCAGCGCGGACGATCAGCCCCGGCACAAGGCGCTGACCATGCGCCTGACGCTGAAGCAGCCCGCGCTGGCGCTGCGCTGA
- the tsaB gene encoding tRNA (adenosine(37)-N6)-threonylcarbamoyltransferase complex dimerization subunit type 1 TsaB — protein sequence MTGPVLALDTALERCQAAVLVDGVVRGTSSADARGDAEAIAAHSAAALAQAGLKAGDLARIAVTVGPGSFTGVRVGIAYAKGLAFACSIPAVGVSTLEVLARQAGFPALAVIDARHGAMFGALYTTASAPPQFEARVAASTCVELAAAKGATIAGPASAIAVLGTGTPLQTLDLQHLAAAAAGDPAGRSPRARYLAEVDAAPQTHKALARA from the coding sequence GTGACCGGCCCCGTTCTCGCGCTCGACACTGCGCTTGAGCGCTGCCAGGCCGCGGTCCTTGTGGACGGCGTTGTCCGCGGCACGTCCAGCGCCGATGCCAGAGGCGATGCTGAAGCCATCGCCGCCCATTCGGCTGCGGCCCTCGCACAGGCCGGTCTCAAGGCAGGCGACCTTGCGCGCATCGCCGTTACCGTGGGGCCGGGCTCTTTCACCGGGGTGCGCGTAGGCATTGCCTACGCAAAGGGGCTGGCCTTTGCCTGCAGCATTCCGGCGGTTGGGGTTTCCACGCTGGAAGTGCTGGCCCGGCAGGCCGGTTTCCCCGCCCTTGCGGTGATTGACGCGCGGCATGGCGCAATGTTCGGGGCACTCTACACAACCGCATCCGCTCCGCCGCAGTTTGAAGCCCGCGTTGCAGCTTCGACTTGCGTCGAGCTTGCGGCCGCGAAGGGCGCGACAATTGCGGGGCCTGCCTCGGCCATTGCCGTGCTTGGCACCGGCACGCCCCTTCAAACCCTTGATCTGCAACATCTCGCAGCGGCGGCTGCTGGCGACCCGGCGGGCCGGTCGCCCCGTGCGCGTTACCTTGCAGAGGTGGATGCGGCGCCGCAGACCCACAAAGCACTGGCGCGGGCGTGA
- a CDS encoding NifU family protein, which yields MFIQTEATPNPETLKFLPGQTVMQSGVLDFRSVDEADASPLARRLFAVEGVTGVFLGYDFVSVSKDGTPWEHLKPSVLGAIMEHYLSGDAVVDDPSAAPAEADGEEFAEEDAATVAMIKEILDERVRPAVASDGGDIIFRSYHDGVVHLSMRGACAGCPSSTMTLQMGIQNLLRHFVPEVQEVRPVA from the coding sequence ATGTTCATTCAGACCGAAGCGACGCCGAATCCGGAAACGCTCAAATTCCTTCCCGGTCAAACGGTCATGCAGAGCGGCGTGCTCGATTTCCGAAGCGTTGATGAGGCGGATGCCTCTCCGCTGGCACGGCGTCTGTTCGCGGTCGAAGGGGTGACCGGCGTTTTCCTGGGGTACGATTTCGTTTCCGTCTCCAAGGACGGCACGCCGTGGGAGCACCTCAAGCCGTCCGTTCTCGGTGCGATCATGGAGCACTACCTGTCGGGCGATGCGGTGGTGGACGACCCCTCGGCGGCCCCGGCGGAGGCCGATGGCGAGGAATTTGCCGAGGAAGACGCGGCGACGGTGGCCATGATCAAGGAAATTCTCGACGAGCGCGTGCGGCCGGCCGTGGCCAGCGATGGCGGCGACATCATTTTCCGCTCCTACCACGATGGTGTGGTGCACCTTTCCATGCGCGGGGCGTGTGCTGGCTGTCCGTCCTCCACCATGACGTTGCAGATGGGCATTCAGAATCTCCTTCGGCACTTCGTGCCTGAAGTGCAGGAGGTTCGTCCCGTCGCGTGA
- a CDS encoding DUF427 domain-containing protein, whose product MVTVVLNGIMIAATTHAIMLHEEGYKARAYIPREEVIGTLKRTTRTTHCPFKGDATYYDVIVSGETIADAAWSYDAPFDEMAAIEGHVAFDDRFDISVG is encoded by the coding sequence GTGGTCACTGTTGTTCTGAACGGTATCATGATCGCTGCCACCACCCATGCGATAATGCTGCACGAGGAAGGCTACAAGGCACGCGCCTACATCCCTCGCGAAGAAGTGATCGGCACTCTCAAGCGCACCACCCGCACCACTCACTGCCCCTTCAAGGGCGACGCCACCTATTATGACGTGATTGTCAGCGGCGAAACCATTGCCGATGCGGCATGGAGTTACGACGCGCCGTTCGACGAGATGGCCGCCATCGAAGGCCACGTGGCGTTTGACGACCGCTTCGACATCTCGGTCGGCTAG
- a CDS encoding sulfotransferase domain-containing protein, which produces MPHDAADGPKSLIALSMHKAGSSIASEIIGEIAAEKGYRSDLIERKVPASPLTEDELYIAYQAEMADEGVYYGVARGPYVKDMPRLFGLKTIVQVRDPRDCMTSAYYSYLRSHVPPKDPEKLRRFVARQERLARTTIDDFVVADARHYVTRMSILRTILGLHDDALLVTYEEMVDLTDDWLDRVCDFVGQPRTDALMARLAGKLDFAVAAEDETAHKRQVAPGDHKRKLAPETIAKLNEILGDELRWFGYAL; this is translated from the coding sequence ATGCCACACGACGCCGCTGATGGCCCCAAAAGCCTGATCGCCCTTTCCATGCACAAGGCGGGGAGTTCGATCGCGTCCGAGATCATCGGCGAGATCGCCGCGGAGAAGGGCTACCGCTCCGACCTGATCGAGCGGAAGGTGCCGGCCTCGCCCCTGACGGAGGATGAGCTTTACATCGCCTATCAGGCGGAAATGGCGGACGAGGGCGTCTATTATGGTGTCGCGCGCGGGCCTTACGTGAAGGACATGCCGCGCCTCTTCGGGCTGAAAACCATCGTTCAGGTGCGCGATCCGCGCGACTGCATGACGTCGGCCTACTACTCGTACCTGCGCAGCCATGTGCCGCCGAAAGACCCGGAGAAGCTGCGCAGGTTCGTGGCGCGGCAGGAGAGGCTCGCCCGCACCACCATCGACGACTTCGTGGTGGCCGACGCCCGCCACTACGTCACGCGGATGTCGATCCTGCGCACGATCCTCGGCTTGCACGACGACGCGCTGCTGGTGACCTACGAGGAAATGGTCGACCTGACGGACGACTGGCTGGACCGGGTGTGCGATTTCGTCGGCCAGCCACGCACCGACGCGCTGATGGCGCGCCTTGCCGGAAAGCTCGACTTTGCGGTTGCCGCAGAAGACGAGACTGCGCACAAGCGGCAGGTTGCGCCGGGCGACCACAAGCGCAAGCTGGCGCCTGAAACCATTGCAAAACTGAACGAGATCCTCGGCGACGAACTGCGCTGGTTCGGCTACGCGCTCTAG
- the parC gene encoding DNA topoisomerase IV subunit A, with amino-acid sequence MADPIDPAIPPEDDDAIDLKEALEERYLAYALSTIMHRALPDVRDGMKPVHRRLLFAMRALRLDPGQPFKKSARVVGDVIGKFHPHGDTAVYEALVRLAQDFAVRYPLVDGQGNFGTVDGDGAAAMRYTEARLTEVAKLLLDGLDEDAVDFRETYDGSEVEPVVLPGGFPNLLANGSSGIAVGMATNIPPHNAAEVAEAALHLIKHPEARLGTILEIIKGPDFPTGGLIIESPDSIAEAYRTGRGGFRTRAIWNVEDLGRGTWQIVVTEIPYQVQKSRLIERIAELWEAKKLPLLGDVRDESAEDMRIVLEPRAKTVDAQILMESLFRLTELETRISLNMNVLMGGQVPRVVGLVEVIRAWLDHLKEVAVRRADHRLSKVVHRLEVLDGFLIVYLDLDKVIAIIRNADDAKAELIAEFTLTDTQAEAILNMRLRSLRRLEEMEIRREHDRLTAERAELEELLASEEKQWARVAGSIREVKAKFGKDTDLGARRTQFGEAPTNLPDVVAEAMIEREPVTVVLSAKGWIRALKGHVKELDGLTFRQDDTLREWLHAETTDKLLVLTTDGRIYTMGCDKLPGGRGHGEPLRLLLELGAEVEIAAMFLFAAGAQWLFATKLGRGFIAVSDDLVANTKRGRQVMSPAEGDAAFRAVPANGDYVAAIGENRKLLLFPVEQVPTLSKGRGVRLQRYKDGGLSDIVTFDGAEGLVWFDTGGRRHVRTLDQLAEYRGERASAGRMAPPGFPKSNSFKP; translated from the coding sequence ATGGCCGATCCGATCGACCCAGCCATTCCGCCCGAAGACGACGACGCCATCGACCTCAAGGAAGCGCTCGAAGAGCGCTATCTCGCCTACGCGCTGTCGACCATCATGCACCGCGCGCTGCCGGACGTGCGCGACGGGATGAAGCCTGTGCACCGGCGGCTGCTGTTCGCCATGCGCGCGCTGCGGCTCGACCCCGGCCAGCCGTTCAAGAAATCGGCCCGTGTGGTGGGCGATGTCATCGGTAAGTTCCACCCGCATGGCGACACCGCGGTCTACGAGGCTCTGGTGCGGCTCGCGCAGGATTTTGCGGTCCGCTATCCGCTGGTGGACGGCCAGGGCAATTTCGGCACCGTCGACGGCGACGGCGCAGCGGCCATGCGCTACACCGAGGCGCGCCTCACCGAAGTCGCCAAGCTGCTGCTCGACGGGCTTGACGAGGATGCCGTCGATTTCCGCGAGACCTACGATGGCTCCGAGGTGGAGCCTGTCGTCCTCCCCGGCGGCTTCCCCAACCTTCTTGCCAACGGCTCGTCGGGCATTGCGGTGGGCATGGCCACCAACATTCCGCCGCACAACGCGGCGGAGGTGGCGGAAGCCGCGCTGCATCTCATCAAGCATCCCGAGGCGCGGCTCGGCACCATTCTGGAAATCATCAAGGGGCCCGATTTTCCCACCGGCGGCCTCATCATCGAGAGCCCGGATTCCATTGCGGAAGCCTACCGGACCGGGCGCGGCGGTTTCCGCACACGCGCCATCTGGAACGTGGAGGATCTGGGCCGGGGGACGTGGCAGATCGTCGTCACCGAGATCCCGTATCAGGTGCAGAAGAGCCGGTTGATCGAACGGATCGCGGAGCTGTGGGAGGCCAAGAAGCTGCCGCTGCTGGGCGATGTGCGCGACGAGAGCGCCGAGGACATGCGCATCGTCCTGGAACCGCGCGCAAAAACCGTCGACGCCCAGATCCTGATGGAAAGCCTTTTCCGCCTCACCGAGCTGGAAACCCGCATCTCGCTCAACATGAACGTGTTGATGGGCGGGCAGGTGCCGCGCGTCGTGGGCCTTGTCGAGGTGATCCGCGCGTGGCTGGACCACCTGAAGGAGGTGGCCGTGCGCCGGGCCGACCACCGGCTTTCCAAGGTGGTTCACCGGCTCGAGGTTCTCGACGGCTTTCTGATCGTCTATCTCGACCTCGACAAGGTGATCGCGATCATCCGCAATGCGGACGATGCCAAGGCCGAGCTGATCGCCGAGTTCACGCTGACCGACACGCAGGCCGAGGCCATCCTCAACATGCGCCTGCGTTCGCTCCGCCGGCTGGAAGAGATGGAGATCCGCCGCGAGCATGACCGGCTCACCGCCGAGCGTGCCGAGCTTGAGGAGCTGCTCGCCAGCGAGGAGAAGCAGTGGGCGCGCGTGGCAGGCTCGATCCGCGAGGTGAAGGCCAAGTTCGGCAAGGACACCGACCTTGGTGCCCGGCGCACCCAGTTCGGCGAGGCACCCACCAACCTTCCGGACGTTGTGGCCGAGGCGATGATCGAGCGCGAGCCGGTCACGGTCGTGCTCTCCGCCAAGGGCTGGATCAGGGCGCTGAAGGGTCACGTCAAGGAGCTGGACGGCCTCACCTTCCGCCAGGACGATACCCTGCGGGAATGGCTCCACGCCGAGACCACCGACAAGCTGCTGGTCCTCACCACCGACGGGCGCATCTACACCATGGGCTGCGACAAGCTCCCCGGCGGCCGCGGCCACGGCGAGCCGCTGCGCCTCCTCCTGGAGCTTGGCGCGGAGGTGGAGATTGCGGCGATGTTCCTCTTTGCAGCCGGGGCGCAGTGGCTCTTTGCCACAAAGCTCGGCCGCGGGTTCATTGCCGTGTCGGACGATCTTGTGGCCAACACCAAGCGGGGCCGGCAGGTGATGTCGCCGGCAGAGGGCGACGCGGCGTTCCGCGCGGTGCCCGCCAACGGCGACTATGTCGCGGCGATCGGCGAAAACCGCAAGCTGCTGCTGTTCCCGGTGGAACAGGTGCCGACCCTCTCCAAGGGCCGCGGTGTCCGCCTCCAGCGCTACAAGGACGGCGGCCTGTCCGACATTGTCACCTTCGACGGGGCCGAGGGCCTTGTCTGGTTCGATACTGGCGGGCGCCGGCACGTGCGCACGCTCGACCAGCTTGCCGAATATCGCGGCGAGCGGGCCTCAGCAGGGCGCATGGCGCCTCCGGGGTTCCCCAAATCCAACAGCTTCAAACCCTGA
- a CDS encoding heme-binding protein codes for MRWVLYGVCVAVVVLAAGVVWTERSMASVETPEYQVERSDGAFEVRRYPALLVAQTAVSGPRDDAANAGFRTLASFIFGGNSDNEEISMTAPVIQTPARRRSADGPAWTVDFVMPSRFTAKTLPRPRGEAVDIRKRPAERVAAVRFSGFAGEATLQRQTEALKAWMADNGLTAAGPARFAFYDPPWRLPFMRRNEVMIPLAR; via the coding sequence ATGCGGTGGGTTCTTTACGGCGTTTGCGTGGCGGTTGTGGTTCTGGCCGCTGGCGTGGTGTGGACGGAGCGCAGCATGGCCAGCGTCGAAACGCCGGAATATCAGGTCGAGCGGTCCGACGGTGCCTTTGAGGTGCGCCGCTATCCGGCCCTTCTCGTGGCGCAGACCGCGGTCAGCGGCCCGCGCGATGATGCCGCCAACGCCGGATTTCGCACCCTTGCGTCGTTCATTTTCGGCGGCAATTCGGACAACGAAGAGATTTCGATGACCGCGCCGGTGATCCAGACCCCCGCCCGGCGCCGGTCGGCAGACGGGCCAGCCTGGACGGTGGATTTCGTGATGCCGTCCCGCTTTACCGCAAAGACGCTGCCCCGGCCCAGGGGCGAGGCGGTCGACATTCGCAAGAGGCCGGCGGAGCGGGTGGCGGCGGTCCGCTTTTCGGGCTTTGCCGGGGAGGCAACGCTGCAACGCCAGACCGAGGCGCTCAAGGCGTGGATGGCGGACAATGGCCTGACCGCTGCCGGGCCTGCGCGCTTTGCCTTCTACGATCCGCCGTGGCGGCTTCCGTTCATGCGGCGCAACGAAGTGATGATCCCGCTCGCCCGCTGA
- the recO gene encoding DNA repair protein RecO, with the protein MEWRDEALILSARPFGETSKIVEVLTPREGRTAGMVRGARGKTMRALLQPGNRVDALWRGRLDDQLGTFQLELLEARAGLVMESAWGAFGLQSLASLLAFLPERDPHPRLFAAADALVAAFALAEAAGESGVRFEIILLEEFGFGLDLTECAVTGTREDLTHVSPRTGRAVCRAAAAPYVDRLLPLPAFLAGDGPADAESVAGGFRLTGHFLATQIAGLANKRIPPQRERFVSAVVKAIAKLDAARL; encoded by the coding sequence ATGGAGTGGCGCGACGAGGCGCTGATCCTGTCCGCCCGCCCGTTCGGCGAAACCTCGAAGATTGTGGAGGTGCTGACCCCGCGTGAGGGGCGGACCGCCGGTATGGTCCGCGGCGCGCGCGGCAAGACCATGCGCGCGCTGCTCCAGCCCGGCAACCGGGTGGACGCGCTGTGGCGCGGCCGGCTCGACGACCAGCTTGGCACCTTCCAGCTGGAGCTTCTGGAGGCGCGTGCCGGGCTGGTGATGGAAAGCGCCTGGGGTGCATTCGGCCTCCAGTCGCTGGCCTCGCTGCTGGCCTTCCTGCCCGAACGCGACCCGCACCCCCGGCTGTTCGCCGCCGCCGATGCGCTGGTCGCAGCCTTTGCGCTTGCCGAGGCGGCGGGCGAATCCGGCGTGCGGTTCGAGATCATTCTCCTGGAAGAATTCGGCTTCGGCCTCGATCTGACCGAGTGCGCCGTGACGGGCACGCGCGAGGACCTGACCCACGTGTCCCCGCGCACGGGCCGCGCGGTGTGCAGGGCGGCCGCTGCCCCCTACGTTGACCGTCTGTTGCCGCTTCCGGCCTTCCTTGCCGGCGACGGTCCGGCAGATGCAGAGAGCGTTGCCGGCGGTTTTCGCCTCACCGGGCACTTTCTGGCGACGCAGATTGCGGGGCTCGCCAACAAGCGGATCCCCCCGCAGCGCGAGCGTTTCGTGAGCGCGGTGGTCAAGGCCATTGCCAAACTGGACGCTGCGCGCTTGTAG
- the era gene encoding GTPase Era, which yields MNPPDPDDRPDAAAQPDQKEHSAITDAPASDTLPADAGEPDRDPTAPGNRAGFVALIGAPNAGKSTLVNALVGAKVSIVTHKVQTTRAIVRGIFMAEGSQVILVDTPGIFDPRRRLDRAMVKTAWSSAYDADHVCLLIDARRGIDPANAAILEELTQVRMPKTLILTKIDLVDPPALLKLAEDANKVTAFGDTFMISAQEGSGVADVREHLAAAVPAGPWLYPEDQISDIPMRQLAAEITREQLTLRLHDELPYSATVETETWKTLRDGSARIEQAIFVEREGQKKIVIGEKGATIRAISMAARQQIASMSGAPVHLFLFVKVRPKWTDDPERYREMGLDYSK from the coding sequence ATGAACCCGCCAGACCCCGACGACCGGCCCGATGCCGCCGCACAACCAGACCAGAAGGAACACTCCGCCATCACCGACGCGCCCGCCTCCGACACGCTGCCCGCAGATGCGGGCGAGCCTGACCGCGACCCCACCGCACCCGGCAACCGTGCCGGTTTTGTTGCGCTGATCGGTGCTCCCAACGCCGGCAAGTCGACACTCGTCAACGCGCTGGTCGGCGCCAAGGTGTCCATCGTCACCCACAAGGTGCAGACCACGCGTGCCATCGTGCGCGGCATCTTCATGGCCGAAGGCTCGCAGGTCATTCTGGTCGATACGCCGGGCATCTTCGATCCGCGCCGCCGGCTCGACCGCGCCATGGTGAAAACCGCATGGTCTTCGGCCTACGACGCCGACCATGTGTGCCTGCTGATCGATGCCCGTCGCGGGATCGACCCTGCCAACGCCGCAATCCTGGAAGAACTGACCCAGGTGCGGATGCCGAAAACGCTGATCCTCACCAAGATCGACCTGGTCGACCCGCCCGCCCTCCTCAAGCTGGCCGAAGACGCCAACAAGGTGACGGCGTTCGGCGACACATTCATGATTTCCGCGCAGGAAGGCAGCGGCGTTGCCGATGTGCGCGAGCATCTGGCCGCCGCCGTCCCGGCCGGTCCTTGGCTTTATCCCGAAGACCAGATCTCCGACATTCCCATGCGCCAGCTGGCCGCCGAGATCACCCGCGAGCAGCTCACCCTGCGCCTGCATGACGAACTGCCATATTCCGCCACCGTCGAGACCGAGACGTGGAAGACCCTGCGCGACGGGTCGGCCCGGATCGAGCAGGCGATCTTCGTGGAGCGCGAGGGGCAGAAGAAGATCGTGATCGGCGAAAAAGGGGCGACCATCCGCGCCATCTCCATGGCCGCCCGCCAGCAGATCGCTTCCATGTCCGGCGCGCCGGTGCATCTTTTCCTGTTCGTGAAGGTGCGGCCCAAATGGACCGACGACCCCGAGCGCTACCGCGAGATGGGCCTCGACTACTCCAAATGA
- the rnc gene encoding ribonuclease III → MSADPLARLESALGHRFADRGLLERAVMHASAFAQGRGESYQRLEFLGDRVLGLVIAAMLHDRYPEAEEGELARRLNALVRREACADRALFLGIDGALKLGHAEAHSGGRKKAAILADACEAVLAAVYLDAGYDAAQAVILNVWAPLIETDERPERDPKTALQERVQANGGPPPDYVLLERRGPDHKPHFVIEVVNHSGPLGRGEGGSKREAEQNAARAALAGLGAAIDA, encoded by the coding sequence ATGAGCGCCGACCCGCTTGCACGCCTGGAATCCGCGCTCGGCCACCGGTTTGCCGACCGCGGATTGCTGGAGCGTGCCGTCATGCACGCCAGCGCCTTTGCCCAAGGGCGCGGCGAAAGCTACCAGCGGCTCGAATTTCTGGGCGACCGTGTGCTCGGCCTCGTGATTGCGGCCATGCTGCACGACCGGTACCCCGAGGCGGAGGAGGGGGAGCTTGCCCGCCGCCTCAATGCGCTGGTCCGCCGCGAAGCGTGCGCCGACCGGGCGCTGTTTCTGGGGATCGACGGTGCGTTGAAGCTTGGCCATGCCGAGGCCCACTCGGGAGGCCGCAAGAAGGCCGCCATCCTGGCCGATGCCTGCGAAGCGGTGCTGGCTGCCGTCTACCTCGATGCGGGGTACGATGCAGCCCAGGCGGTCATCCTCAACGTGTGGGCGCCGCTGATCGAGACCGACGAGCGCCCCGAGCGCGATCCGAAGACCGCGCTACAGGAGCGGGTGCAGGCCAATGGCGGCCCGCCGCCGGACTATGTGCTGCTGGAGCGGCGCGGGCCGGATCACAAGCCCCATTTCGTGATCGAGGTGGTGAACCACAGCGGGCCGCTCGGCCGCGGCGAGGGCGGCTCCAAGCGCGAAGCCGAGCAGAATGCCGCGCGCGCGGCCCTTGCCGGTCTCGGCGCGGCAATCGACGCATGA